GCCGAACTCCTGCACCTCCTCGGCGCCGAACGTGGAGACGCCGACCTCGGTGATCCAGAGAGGCCTGTCGGTCACCGCGCGGATCTCCTCGAGCTTGGCGGGCCACTCGTGGATCTGCCAGTGATTCCAGTCGAGGGGGAAGCCGTGCACCGCGACCACGTCGACGTGCTCGAGCACGCCCTGCCGCCCCATGTTGGCGATGAACCCCGGATCGATCGGCGAGATGCCGCCCAGCACCCGCAGCAACCAATGGCGCTCGCTCCGGATCGCGTCCGCTGCGAGCTTCACCATGGTTCCATACGTCGTCCACTCGGGATCGATCTCGAAATCCCAGTGCGACTTGTTGTTGGGCTCGTTCCAGAGCATCACCGCCTCGATCACGCCAGCTCTCCCTTCTCGAAAGCTCGCCTCGCCGGGTAGACGGCGCCGGGCGGACGGCCGGCGGCCCTCTCGCGCCGGCGGCAGAGGTAAACCTCGGGCTCGGGGTGGTTCACGATCTCGAAGCCGGCGCTCCGCAGCATCGCCTCGGCGCAAGCCCGGTTGGGCACCCACCAGTTGGTCGGGTCGTGCGCATAGCTGTGCTCCACGAAATGGAGCCGGGGATAACCCGCCTCGTCGAAGATCTCCTCCTCGGAGAAGGGAAAATCTTCCTCGAGCGGCGCCACCTCCGCGCTGCCGCGCTGCATGCTCTGGAAAATGAGCGTGTGTCCGACCACGTGCTCGTGGAGCAGATCGAGCGCCAGGAGCGGGTGGCGGAGGTGGTACAGGACGCCCAGGAAGAGCACGAGATCGAAGCGCTCTCCGAGGCTGCCGACGTCGTACACGGAGAGGTTCCGGAACTCGATGTCCGCCCCGGAGACCTCCGCGGCGAAGCGCGCCTGCGCCAGGTAGTCCTCGTCGCTGTCGATCCCGAGGACGCGCGCCGCCCCGCGGCGCTTCATCTCGAGCGAGTAGAAGCCGGCGTTGCAGCCGATGTCGAGGACCGTCTTGCCCGTGAGATCCGCCGGGACGGCGTCGGCGAAGCCCCTCCATTTGAACGCGGGGTAATCGCCCAGGAAATGGTCGGGCGCCGTCTTCACCCCGCCGAGATCGAGGTTGTGGAACCACGGCCCGAGCCCGCGCACGCGCTCCTGGATCTGCTCCCGCGTCCACTTCGTCGCTCCCTCGACGCACCTCTCCATGGCCCCTCCCTTCACGCGGCGGCGCGGCTGAGGAGCTGGATGGCCTCGTGGTAGCCGTGCAGCGTCCCCACGTCGACATAGGCCTCTCCGGCCCGCACGGCGCGCGCGCTGCCGCCGCGGGCGAGGTACTCGTTCACCAGCGTCCCGATGTACGGGTCCTCCCGCCCGCGCTCGCACCAGAGGCCGTGGAGCTCTTGCATCACAGCCCCCGTGAGCCTGAAGGCGCCCCAGACCCACCGCGAGCGCGCGCCTCGCTGCTTGACCTGGATCTCGAGCACCCGGCCCTCCTCGTCGGTGACGACCGCGTCGAAGAGCTCCGGATGCTCGACCGGAAAGAGCAGGAACGAGAGCCCCCCGCCGCCGAGCGAGCAGAGCCCGTGCTCCGGGAACCACACTGTGTCGGGGAGCCCCACGAGCACGTCCTCCTCCGGCCGGATCCAGGGGAGCGACCTGAAGATGGCGTCGCAGAGCCCGGCGGCGGCCGGCTGCACCACATAACAGATGTGCGCCGGGCCGACGCTCGCCCCGTAGTACTCGACGATATCCGACTTGCCCGGCGAGATCACCATGCAGAGCCGGGTCGCCCCGGCGAGCACCATGCGATCGATGAGGTACTCGCTGACCGCGCGCGGCCGCTCCACGTCGCCGTCCCTGCGCGTCCCCACCGGGAGCAGCTCCTTCGAGAACGCGAGCGGCTGTATCCTGCTGCCCAGGCCCGCCGCCGGAATCACTCCCCACATCGCGTCGTCCCTCCGTTCCATGAGCCGACCTCGACTGCGTTCAATGAGCCGAGACCGACTCGAGAATGGTCACGAGCTCCGCCGCGCGGCGCGCCGCGCTGTGCTCCGCGAGCACCCGCTCCTGCGCCGCGCGGGCGATGGCCGCGATCTCGCCCGCCGGGAGCGAGAGCGCCGCGACCGCGTCGTCCGTCGTCGCCGCCACGAGGATCTCCCTCCCCGGCGTGAAGAACCGGTCGAGCCCCTCCCAGCCGTCGCTCAGGATCGGCGTCCCGCACGCGGCGGCCTCGAAGAGCCTGCCGGAAGGGCAGTACCCCATCGCCGCCATCGCCCCCCGCGTCACGTTGAGCGTCAGCCGCGACGAGCAATAGAACGCCGGGTG
The DNA window shown above is from Sorangium aterium and carries:
- a CDS encoding sugar phosphate nucleotidyltransferase is translated as MWGVIPAAGLGSRIQPLAFSKELLPVGTRRDGDVERPRAVSEYLIDRMVLAGATRLCMVISPGKSDIVEYYGASVGPAHICYVVQPAAAGLCDAIFRSLPWIRPEEDVLVGLPDTVWFPEHGLCSLGGGGLSFLLFPVEHPELFDAVVTDEEGRVLEIQVKQRGARSRWVWGAFRLTGAVMQELHGLWCERGREDPYIGTLVNEYLARGGSARAVRAGEAYVDVGTLHGYHEAIQLLSRAAA
- a CDS encoding TIGR04290 family methyltransferase, producing the protein MERCVEGATKWTREQIQERVRGLGPWFHNLDLGGVKTAPDHFLGDYPAFKWRGFADAVPADLTGKTVLDIGCNAGFYSLEMKRRGAARVLGIDSDEDYLAQARFAAEVSGADIEFRNLSVYDVGSLGERFDLVLFLGVLYHLRHPLLALDLLHEHVVGHTLIFQSMQRGSAEVAPLEEDFPFSEEEIFDEAGYPRLHFVEHSYAHDPTNWWVPNRACAEAMLRSAGFEIVNHPEPEVYLCRRRERAAGRPPGAVYPARRAFEKGELA